One window from the genome of Thermoanaerobacter uzonensis DSM 18761 encodes:
- a CDS encoding TSUP family transporter: protein MTDKLKLLSIGFITGMVNGLLGAGGGTLIVPALVFLLGIEDHKAHATAISIILPITLVSSLVYLQNKIIDIPLTINIAIGSTIGGIIGAYFLNKLSIPLLRKIFGIIMLIASVRMWIS, encoded by the coding sequence ATGACTGATAAACTAAAGCTTTTATCTATAGGCTTTATAACTGGTATGGTAAACGGTCTTTTAGGGGCAGGAGGAGGCACTTTAATAGTCCCGGCATTGGTATTTTTACTTGGTATAGAAGACCATAAGGCTCATGCTACGGCAATTTCAATTATACTTCCTATCACTCTAGTCAGTAGTTTAGTGTATTTACAAAATAAAATAATCGACATTCCTTTAACTATTAACATAGCTATTGGAAGTACAATAGGAGGGATAATTGGCGCATACTTTCTTAATAAACTTTCCATACCTTTATTACGAAAAATTTTTGGAATAATAATGCTAATCGCTTCCGTCAGGATGTGGATATCATGA
- a CDS encoding ABC-ATPase domain-containing protein, with protein sequence MTKEYLKKKLDKIDGKGYKAYKDLEGEYEFEKFILYIDHVQGDPFAPPSRIRVKVPQNMADFEFSMYNNPSRQVALEDFLTRSVFEVIKSLPPLKGTGHSGDIYIDKGGQQIIKRSAMVVNKEYVEARLSIGLPAFGRRINGSGAQRIFLEFLPQIVEKSLLKKSLNVQEIWLWVETLEDQDYLRSQLKERGLVAFVADGAILPRESGISDRPLKDGNVVPFESPNSLRVKFQLPNRGEITGMGIPEGVTLIVGGGYHGKSTLLQAIQKGVYNHIPGDGREFVITVADAVKIRAEDGRRIEKVDISPFINNLPNNVDTTRFTTENASGSTSQAANIIEAIEIGTSLLLLDEDTSATNFMIRDARMQKLIAKKEEPITPFIDRVKQLYKDNGISTILVMGGSGDYFDVANCVIKMHNYRPYDVTQEAKKIAKEFKTNREVEGNNEPIVIKPRIPLKKGLEVKGKKIKSKDEDTIRFGYQEIELDYVEQLVDKSQTNAIGEIIRYIASKYVDEKSSIKEILEKVYKDIYEKGLDVVSSFYGKHPGNLALPRLQEVAAALNRLRSFTVK encoded by the coding sequence ATGACAAAAGAATACCTTAAGAAAAAGCTTGATAAAATAGATGGAAAGGGGTATAAAGCTTATAAAGACCTTGAAGGAGAATATGAGTTTGAAAAATTTATACTGTATATTGACCATGTTCAGGGAGACCCTTTTGCACCTCCTTCTAGGATAAGGGTTAAAGTGCCCCAAAATATGGCTGATTTTGAGTTTTCCATGTATAACAATCCTTCAAGGCAAGTTGCTTTAGAAGATTTTTTGACAAGGTCAGTTTTTGAAGTTATAAAAAGTTTGCCTCCTTTAAAAGGTACAGGACATAGTGGTGATATTTACATAGACAAAGGTGGTCAACAAATAATTAAAAGAAGTGCAATGGTAGTTAATAAAGAATACGTAGAAGCAAGATTGAGCATAGGACTTCCTGCTTTTGGTAGACGAATAAATGGTAGCGGTGCCCAAAGAATATTTCTTGAATTTTTACCTCAAATTGTAGAGAAAAGTCTTTTAAAAAAGAGCCTCAACGTACAAGAGATATGGCTATGGGTTGAGACATTGGAAGACCAAGATTACCTTAGAAGTCAACTAAAAGAGAGAGGGCTTGTGGCTTTTGTGGCTGATGGTGCGATTCTTCCTAGAGAAAGCGGCATAAGTGATAGACCTTTAAAAGATGGTAATGTAGTACCTTTTGAGTCGCCGAATAGCTTGAGGGTTAAGTTTCAACTTCCAAATCGAGGAGAGATAACGGGGATGGGAATACCCGAAGGAGTTACGCTTATTGTGGGTGGTGGTTATCACGGCAAGTCTACCTTGTTACAAGCTATTCAAAAAGGGGTATACAATCACATACCAGGTGATGGCAGAGAGTTTGTTATAACTGTAGCTGATGCAGTAAAAATAAGAGCAGAGGATGGCAGAAGGATAGAAAAAGTAGACATAAGTCCTTTTATAAATAATTTGCCAAATAACGTAGATACCACAAGGTTTACTACCGAAAATGCCAGTGGCAGTACTTCTCAAGCAGCAAATATTATTGAGGCGATAGAAATAGGCACTAGCTTACTGCTTTTGGACGAAGATACTTCAGCTACTAATTTTATGATAAGGGATGCGAGGATGCAAAAACTGATTGCAAAAAAAGAAGAACCTATAACTCCTTTTATTGATAGAGTAAAACAGTTATATAAAGATAATGGCATTTCTACGATTTTAGTTATGGGTGGCAGTGGGGATTATTTTGATGTTGCAAATTGCGTAATTAAAATGCACAACTACAGACCCTACGATGTCACACAAGAGGCAAAGAAAATTGCAAAAGAATTTAAAACAAATAGGGAAGTTGAGGGAAATAATGAGCCTATAGTTATAAAACCAAGAATTCCTCTTAAAAAAGGGCTTGAGGTAAAAGGCAAAAAGATAAAGTCAAAAGATGAGGATACTATTAGATTTGGATACCAGGAGATTGAATTGGATTATGTGGAACAATTAGTGGATAAAAGTCAAACAAATGCAATAGGGGAGATAATACGCTATATTGCTAGTAAATATGTAGATGAAAAAAGCAGTATTAAGGAAATATTAGAAAAGGTATATAAGGATATATACGAAAAAGGACTGGACGTGGTATCTTCTTTTTATGGTAAGCATCCAGGCAATTTAGCATTGCCAAGACTTCAGGAAGTAGCTGCTGCATTAAATAGATTGCGAAGCTTTACTGTAAAATAA
- a CDS encoding DUF3189 family protein, whose translation MHIIYHCYGGTHTSVIAAYIHTGKLSMDRIPSREEIESIPLFDKLNGQNDPGHIVPIGTDEYGNNVYSMGVKNAKKLIEPALKDLYYHIFNTNEGLLLIDTTGATNWIMKIGGFTSIALKFPVIGRPLVIYGTQKAYKKIVQIVKNVKAQEKAEYNAIKR comes from the coding sequence ATGCATATAATTTATCACTGTTATGGTGGGACCCATACTTCTGTAATAGCAGCTTATATACATACTGGAAAACTGTCAATGGACAGAATTCCCTCTCGAGAAGAAATAGAAAGCATACCTTTGTTTGATAAACTAAATGGCCAAAATGACCCGGGACACATCGTTCCTATTGGCACTGATGAATATGGCAACAACGTGTATTCTATGGGAGTAAAAAATGCTAAAAAGTTAATTGAGCCAGCTCTTAAAGATTTATACTATCATATATTCAATACAAACGAAGGACTGCTTTTGATTGACACGACTGGTGCTACAAATTGGATTATGAAAATTGGAGGATTTACTTCTATTGCTTTAAAATTTCCTGTTATAGGAAGGCCTTTAGTCATTTATGGTACGCAAAAAGCTTATAAAAAAATTGTTCAAATAGTTAAAAACGTAAAGGCTCAAGAAAAAGCAGAGTACAACGCTATTAAAAGATGA
- the hflX gene encoding GTPase HflX, with product MEELNRDKKIERAILVGIVSTPEDEESMEELKELALTAGAEVVGLMTQKRNTIDKAHYIGKGKLEELKFFVENQEVDLVIVNDELTGTQIKNMEDFLNVKVIDRTNLILDIFAKRAKSKEGMLQVELAQLKYRLPRLVGLGGQLSRLGGGIGTRGPGETKLETDRRHIKNRIKAIEKKIEEIERHRSLQRGRRKKNRIPVITIVGYTNAGKSTLLNALTNAEVYVEDKLFATLDPTARRLVLPAGREVILIDTVGFIRKLPHDLVEAFKSTLEEVKYADLLLHVIDVTSPGMEEKIKVVEKVLSDLGATNTPTINVFNKIDLLEVVPKGNEREVYISAKNKIGFDKLLQAIEREIFKDVEVVDFLLPYDKTKEYNYLKEKTKIIGENYSEKGIIIKAEVQKEIKERLKDFIIF from the coding sequence ATGGAAGAGTTAAACAGAGATAAAAAAATAGAACGAGCTATTTTAGTAGGAATTGTTTCTACACCTGAAGATGAAGAAAGCATGGAAGAATTAAAAGAACTTGCTTTAACAGCTGGAGCTGAAGTAGTAGGACTAATGACACAAAAGCGCAATACAATTGACAAAGCTCACTATATTGGTAAAGGCAAGCTGGAAGAATTAAAATTCTTTGTTGAAAATCAAGAAGTTGACCTTGTCATTGTGAATGATGAACTTACTGGTACACAAATTAAAAATATGGAAGACTTTTTAAATGTAAAAGTTATTGATAGAACAAATCTTATTCTTGATATATTTGCAAAAAGAGCAAAGTCAAAAGAAGGAATGTTACAAGTAGAATTAGCCCAATTGAAGTATCGACTGCCACGTCTCGTAGGTCTTGGTGGACAACTTTCAAGATTAGGTGGAGGAATAGGTACAAGGGGTCCTGGTGAGACAAAATTAGAGACAGATAGAAGGCATATAAAGAATAGAATAAAAGCGATAGAAAAGAAGATAGAAGAAATAGAAAGGCACAGAAGTTTACAAAGGGGAAGGCGTAAGAAAAACCGTATTCCTGTGATAACTATAGTAGGGTATACAAATGCGGGCAAATCCACGCTGCTTAATGCTTTAACTAATGCAGAAGTATACGTTGAAGATAAATTATTTGCGACACTTGATCCTACTGCGCGGAGACTTGTTTTGCCTGCAGGGAGAGAAGTAATTTTGATTGATACTGTAGGTTTTATTAGAAAGTTGCCTCACGACCTTGTGGAGGCTTTTAAATCTACGTTAGAAGAGGTTAAATATGCAGATTTATTGCTTCATGTAATTGATGTGACTTCACCAGGTATGGAGGAAAAGATAAAGGTTGTAGAAAAGGTTCTTTCAGATTTAGGGGCTACTAATACCCCTACGATAAATGTTTTTAATAAAATTGACCTTTTGGAAGTTGTACCTAAAGGAAATGAAAGAGAAGTTTATATTTCTGCCAAAAATAAAATTGGATTTGATAAGTTATTGCAAGCAATAGAAAGAGAAATTTTTAAAGATGTGGAAGTAGTTGATTTTCTATTGCCTTATGATAAGACTAAAGAATACAATTATTTAAAAGAAAAAACAAAAATAATTGGAGAAAATTATAGTGAGAAAGGGATAATTATAAAAGCCGAAGTTCAAAAAGAAATAAAGGAAAGACTTAAAGATTTTATCATCTTTTAA
- a CDS encoding sulfite exporter TauE/SafE family protein produces the protein MKLFLIGLFSGIVGGMGIGGGTILIPALTIFIGTEQHIAQSVNLFSFIPTAIIALIYHFKSKNIKYKIILLIIIGGMIGSFAGAIIAVITKAFILKKIFAVFLFCMGIYEFFSKPRK, from the coding sequence ATGAAACTATTTCTAATAGGACTTTTTTCAGGAATTGTAGGAGGAATGGGAATTGGAGGAGGGACAATTCTCATTCCTGCCTTGACAATCTTTATTGGAACCGAACAACACATTGCTCAAAGCGTTAATCTTTTTTCTTTTATTCCTACAGCAATTATCGCATTAATATACCATTTTAAAAGTAAAAACATAAAGTATAAAATCATATTGCTTATAATAATAGGTGGAATGATAGGAAGTTTTGCTGGAGCTATTATAGCAGTAATTACAAAAGCCTTTATATTAAAAAAAATATTCGCTGTTTTTTTATTCTGTATGGGAATATACGAATTTTTCTCAAAACCTCGCAAATAG
- a CDS encoding CoA-binding protein yields the protein MEWDYSYIDYVEEAMKRKIWAVVGALPRESKYGYQIYRTLKLNGYTAYPVNPKFQEVDGDPCYDSLSSLPVIPEVVDMVVPPNRGEQYVEEAAKLGVEFIWFQPGAESEELVEKAKNLGLKVIYNTCVMLETDKRK from the coding sequence ATGGAGTGGGATTATTCCTACATAGATTACGTGGAAGAAGCTATGAAAAGAAAAATATGGGCTGTAGTAGGAGCACTCCCTCGAGAGAGTAAATATGGTTATCAAATTTACCGAACTCTTAAACTGAACGGCTATACGGCTTATCCTGTTAATCCCAAATTTCAAGAAGTAGATGGAGATCCTTGCTATGACTCTTTATCCAGCTTACCTGTAATACCAGAAGTTGTAGATATGGTAGTTCCCCCTAATAGGGGTGAACAGTACGTAGAAGAAGCAGCAAAATTAGGCGTAGAATTTATTTGGTTTCAACCAGGGGCAGAAAGTGAGGAACTGGTGGAAAAAGCTAAAAATCTTGGGTTAAAAGTTATCTATAATACCTGTGTAATGTTGGAAACAGATAAAAGGAAATAA
- the cysK gene encoding cysteine synthase A yields the protein MIANNVFELIGKTPVVKLNKIVEKEWAEIYLKLEFFNPGGSVKDRVAFSMIEKAEKEGKLKKGSVIIEPTSGNTGIGLAMVGAAKGYKVIIVMPDTMSMERRMLLTAYGAEVVLTPGKFGMEGAIKKAEELVRQNKNYFMPQQFENFANPLIHEETTAKEIIEDFNEGLDAFVAGVGTGGTITGVGKKLKSKFSNIKIIAVEPFSAAVLSGKEPGPHKIQGIGAGFIPKVLDQNVIDEVIAVKDEDAFEVTRLLAKKEGILGGISTGASLWAAIEVAKKLGKGKKVLAIAPDSGERYLSTQLFRED from the coding sequence ATGATTGCCAACAATGTTTTTGAGCTGATTGGGAAAACGCCAGTAGTTAAGTTAAATAAAATTGTGGAGAAAGAATGGGCGGAAATTTATTTAAAATTAGAATTTTTTAATCCCGGCGGCAGCGTTAAAGATAGGGTAGCTTTTTCCATGATAGAAAAGGCAGAAAAAGAAGGAAAATTAAAAAAAGGAAGTGTAATTATTGAACCTACCAGCGGAAATACGGGAATAGGGTTGGCGATGGTAGGGGCAGCAAAAGGGTATAAAGTAATAATAGTTATGCCTGATACTATGAGCATGGAAAGAAGAATGCTTTTAACGGCATATGGGGCAGAAGTAGTTCTTACCCCTGGCAAATTCGGAATGGAAGGTGCTATAAAAAAAGCAGAAGAATTGGTAAGACAGAATAAAAACTATTTTATGCCACAACAGTTTGAAAATTTTGCAAATCCTTTAATCCATGAAGAGACTACTGCTAAAGAGATAATTGAAGATTTTAATGAAGGACTTGATGCTTTTGTTGCAGGTGTAGGTACAGGAGGAACTATTACAGGAGTAGGGAAGAAATTAAAAAGTAAATTTTCTAATATAAAGATAATTGCAGTGGAACCTTTTTCAGCAGCAGTTTTATCAGGTAAAGAACCTGGTCCTCATAAGATTCAAGGAATTGGGGCAGGCTTCATTCCTAAGGTATTAGATCAAAATGTCATAGATGAAGTAATTGCTGTAAAAGATGAAGATGCTTTTGAGGTGACTCGCCTTTTGGCAAAAAAAGAAGGCATACTCGGAGGAATTTCTACAGGTGCTTCCTTATGGGCAGCAATTGAAGTTGCTAAGAAGTTAGGCAAAGGTAAAAAGGTTTTGGCAATAGCTCCTGACAGTGGAGAGAGGTATTTAAGTACACAACTTTTTAGAGAAGATTAG
- a CDS encoding NUDIX hydrolase: MLIRDCAGGVVFKGDSVFILKNDKGEWVLPKGVIRNNELPIDVAIRRVCAETGLKSVEVLSTAGETSYEFYSVTRQRPVFNKITWYLMITADEEFNISKEDGFVDGGFYPIDKALEMITYSQDKSLVNVSYFKYKTLTKALA, translated from the coding sequence ATGTTAATAAGAGATTGCGCTGGAGGAGTTGTATTCAAAGGAGACAGTGTATTTATCCTCAAGAATGATAAGGGGGAGTGGGTGTTACCCAAAGGGGTTATTAGAAATAATGAATTACCTATTGATGTGGCTATAAGGAGAGTCTGTGCTGAAACAGGTCTTAAATCTGTTGAGGTCCTTTCTACTGCTGGTGAAACCAGCTACGAATTCTATTCTGTCACCCGTCAACGTCCTGTCTTTAATAAAATCACTTGGTATCTCATGATTACTGCCGATGAGGAATTTAATATTAGTAAAGAAGATGGTTTTGTTGATGGAGGATTTTATCCTATAGACAAGGCTTTGGAGATGATTACCTATAGTCAAGACAAATCACTTGTAAACGTTTCTTATTTTAAATATAAGACGTTGACGAAGGCTCTGGCGTAA
- a CDS encoding YebC/PmpR family DNA-binding transcriptional regulator, with amino-acid sequence MSGHSKWANIKHKKEKMDAKKGRIFTKLTKDIIKAAKEGGGDPNANSKLRDAIEKAKANNLPNENIQRAIKKGTGELGGANLEEVIYEGYGPSGTAIIVEALTDNKNRTAGEIRHIFDRHGGSLGAAGSVTWMFDKVGIIIVEKNDSIDEDELAMVAIDAGAQDFSAEDEEFEIITEPSNFQEVKEAIEKAGYKISEAEVTMLPKNTIQLSPEDYEKFEKLIDKLEENDDVQNVYHNVEIEDEDEE; translated from the coding sequence ATGTCAGGGCATTCAAAATGGGCTAATATAAAACACAAAAAAGAGAAAATGGATGCTAAAAAGGGAAGAATTTTTACAAAGCTTACTAAAGACATTATAAAGGCGGCTAAAGAAGGCGGTGGAGACCCTAATGCCAATAGTAAATTAAGAGATGCTATAGAAAAGGCAAAAGCTAATAATTTGCCAAATGAAAATATACAAAGGGCTATTAAAAAAGGTACCGGTGAATTAGGAGGAGCTAATTTAGAAGAAGTAATATATGAAGGATACGGTCCTTCTGGTACTGCTATAATTGTTGAAGCCTTGACTGACAATAAAAACAGAACTGCTGGTGAAATAAGGCATATTTTTGATAGGCATGGTGGTAGTTTAGGAGCAGCTGGTTCTGTTACATGGATGTTTGACAAAGTCGGAATTATAATTGTTGAAAAAAATGATTCTATTGATGAAGACGAATTAGCGATGGTTGCAATAGATGCAGGCGCGCAAGACTTTTCTGCAGAAGATGAAGAATTCGAAATAATCACTGAGCCTTCAAATTTTCAAGAAGTAAAAGAAGCAATTGAAAAAGCAGGCTATAAAATTTCTGAAGCAGAAGTTACTATGCTTCCTAAAAATACTATACAACTAAGTCCTGAAGACTACGAAAAATTTGAAAAGTTAATTGACAAATTAGAGGAAAATGACGATGTACAAAACGTTTATCACAATGTGGAAATAGAAGACGAAGATGAGGAATAA
- a CDS encoding chemotaxis protein CheW: MANQIVVFKLNNEDFCVDINQVIEIIRLQTIIKVPDAPSFVEGITNLRGTVIPIVDLKKRFKLPLSEKNDNNRIIVVNVTNKPVGFIVDSVTEVLHVDDSSIQEAPDIIKGIGKEYINSIINLNDRLIINLDLHKVLTEKEKKEIEEM, encoded by the coding sequence GTGGCAAATCAAATTGTAGTTTTTAAACTAAATAATGAAGACTTTTGCGTAGACATTAATCAGGTAATAGAAATTATACGGCTTCAGACGATTATTAAAGTACCTGATGCTCCCTCTTTTGTGGAAGGCATAACTAATCTAAGAGGAACAGTTATTCCTATTGTAGATTTAAAAAAGCGCTTCAAATTGCCTTTATCAGAAAAAAATGACAATAATCGGATTATTGTAGTAAATGTCACCAACAAACCAGTAGGTTTCATCGTAGACTCAGTAACAGAAGTTTTACATGTAGACGATAGTTCCATACAAGAAGCTCCAGACATAATAAAAGGTATTGGGAAAGAGTACATAAACTCTATTATCAATTTAAACGACAGATTAATCATCAACTTAGACTTACATAAAGTTTTAACAGAAAAAGAAAAGAAAGAGATAGAAGAAATGTAG
- a CDS encoding YigZ family protein, giving the protein MAKSYKTLYSYGVAEIEIKRSRFIGHAKPVSSEEEAIKFIEEIRASHRMATHNVYAYVIGENDEIQRFSDDGEPSGTAGIPILNVIKKEGLKNVAVVVTRYFGGILLGAGGLVRAYTKGAKVGIDAAGIIEKIPAKSVILTFDYTFLGKIQNELLKKGYYIKNTIYSDKVSIVLHIEEDQLSEFQTFINDLTGKKCDIKIGEDVYLFKKGDEYYGT; this is encoded by the coding sequence TTGGCTAAAAGTTATAAAACACTATACTCTTACGGAGTTGCTGAAATCGAAATAAAGCGTTCCAGATTTATCGGACATGCTAAACCAGTTTCTTCAGAGGAAGAGGCGATAAAATTTATAGAGGAAATTAGGGCAAGTCACAGAATGGCAACCCATAACGTTTATGCTTATGTTATTGGAGAAAATGATGAAATTCAGCGTTTTAGTGATGATGGAGAGCCTTCTGGAACAGCAGGCATACCAATATTAAATGTAATCAAAAAAGAAGGATTAAAAAACGTTGCTGTTGTAGTTACAAGGTATTTTGGCGGAATATTGTTAGGAGCAGGAGGATTAGTGAGAGCTTATACAAAAGGGGCAAAAGTGGGTATTGATGCTGCTGGAATAATAGAAAAAATACCTGCGAAAAGTGTTATACTCACTTTTGATTATACTTTCCTGGGAAAAATTCAAAATGAGCTTTTAAAAAAAGGTTATTATATTAAGAATACTATATATTCAGATAAAGTTTCTATAGTATTACATATTGAAGAAGACCAGTTATCAGAATTTCAAACTTTTATAAATGATTTGACAGGTAAAAAGTGTGATATAAAGATTGGGGAAGATGTGTACCTTTTTAAAAAAGGCGATGAATATTATGGGACATAA
- a CDS encoding ASKHA domain-containing protein has protein sequence MFSKDVVQKVKDLSLEKLKNMNFDVDQYLIKEATGEVQSLIDYKMIHQVCDNFHIDERENKIIFKTGDYLFGDYIVKNLKEAEYIILAIITLGDRIDKKVNDYFSESNYTKGMILDVIAGVFLEILTNNFWEEVRENAQKYGKEVTDIFYPGNKWDIKNQAVICKLVDSSKIGVNINHSFIITPQKTVSFVCGVGENVKRPVKKSVCDDCESKNCIYRNVPGESKYKVTVRFSSNTKIIEASEGENLFHILVRNGIKLNNFCGGSRICGQCKVILNEKLDISDDEKYFLTDKEIKNNVRLACFVEIDRDLEVKVLSEEQKAKILTKENDLLSIESHPRIKTSTVDIRRPTLNDQGDYVKRIKEAVGGEIEIPLGLLSNLPEVLEENDYKVNITIRKNEIISIKKAASKQYNYGIALDIGTTTIAAYLYDLDGGKEVDVYSCLNPQRTFGADVITRITYSISNSQGLYQLHSALINKINEIVEELCVKNSIDKSDIHEIVAVGNPTMIHFLLNVSSKNIAVSPYVPTFTSKIEVKAKEIGININKEGYVITLPLISSYVGADTVAAVLANKIDQSDELCLLVDIGTNGEMVLGNKDNLIASSAAAGPAFEGAGITFGLNGVEGAIDHVDFSKRPFYTTIGNKKAKGICGSGIVDIISELLKYGIVDITGRFLSKEEVKNVPVDIAERITLYKDEPAFLIENGIYVTQKDIRQIQLAKGAILAGINIMIKEMSIYVNEIKKVFLAGGFGNYILPASAIAIGLLPKELQGKILQVGNSAGVGAIMALLSDKELERAIHLQSKISYIELSTHEDFQNEFVKGMYF, from the coding sequence ATGTTTAGTAAAGATGTTGTGCAGAAAGTAAAAGACTTGTCATTAGAAAAATTAAAAAACATGAATTTTGATGTGGATCAATATTTAATTAAGGAAGCAACTGGCGAAGTACAGAGCTTAATAGATTACAAAATGATTCACCAAGTATGTGATAATTTTCATATTGATGAGAGAGAAAATAAAATAATCTTTAAAACTGGAGATTATTTGTTTGGGGATTATATAGTAAAAAATTTGAAAGAAGCGGAATATATAATTTTAGCAATCATTACACTGGGAGATAGAATAGATAAAAAGGTAAATGATTATTTTTCAGAAAGTAATTACACAAAAGGAATGATTTTAGATGTTATTGCAGGCGTGTTCCTTGAAATATTGACGAATAATTTTTGGGAAGAGGTAAGAGAAAACGCGCAAAAGTATGGTAAAGAAGTTACAGATATTTTTTATCCAGGAAATAAGTGGGACATAAAAAATCAGGCTGTGATTTGTAAACTTGTGGACAGTTCAAAAATCGGTGTAAATATTAATCACAGTTTTATCATAACACCCCAAAAAACAGTGTCTTTTGTATGTGGAGTAGGAGAAAATGTCAAAAGACCTGTAAAAAAATCAGTCTGTGACGATTGTGAATCCAAAAATTGTATTTATAGAAACGTTCCTGGTGAATCTAAATATAAAGTGACTGTACGTTTTAGTAGTAATACAAAAATTATTGAAGCAAGTGAAGGAGAAAATTTGTTTCACATTCTTGTAAGAAATGGAATAAAACTTAACAATTTTTGTGGTGGTAGTCGGATTTGTGGTCAGTGTAAAGTTATATTAAATGAGAAACTTGATATCTCTGATGATGAAAAATACTTTTTGACAGATAAAGAAATAAAAAACAATGTTCGGCTTGCGTGTTTTGTTGAGATAGATAGGGATTTAGAGGTCAAAGTACTTTCTGAAGAGCAAAAAGCAAAGATATTGACGAAAGAAAATGATTTGTTAAGTATTGAGTCACACCCTCGCATAAAAACTTCTACAGTAGATATTAGAAGACCAACTTTAAACGACCAAGGAGACTATGTTAAAAGAATTAAAGAAGCTGTGGGTGGAGAAATAGAAATTCCTTTAGGGCTTTTAAGTAATCTTCCTGAAGTTTTAGAAGAAAATGATTATAAGGTAAATATTACTATTAGAAAAAATGAAATAATTTCTATTAAAAAAGCTGCTTCAAAACAATACAACTATGGTATAGCATTAGATATAGGAACTACTACTATTGCTGCTTATTTGTATGACTTAGATGGAGGTAAGGAAGTAGATGTGTATTCATGTTTAAATCCGCAGAGAACTTTTGGGGCTGATGTTATAACGAGAATAACTTATAGTATTTCTAATTCTCAAGGATTATATCAGTTGCATTCAGCTCTAATAAATAAAATAAATGAGATTGTAGAAGAGCTTTGTGTAAAAAATTCTATAGACAAAAGCGATATACATGAAATTGTAGCAGTAGGTAATCCTACAATGATACATTTTCTTTTAAATGTATCTTCTAAGAATATAGCAGTATCTCCGTATGTGCCGACTTTTACGTCAAAGATAGAAGTAAAAGCAAAAGAAATTGGCATAAACATAAACAAGGAAGGATACGTAATAACATTACCGCTTATATCTTCTTATGTAGGAGCAGATACTGTAGCAGCGGTTTTGGCAAACAAAATTGACCAATCTGACGAACTATGTTTGCTTGTAGACATAGGAACCAACGGCGAAATGGTATTGGGGAATAAAGATAACCTTATTGCTTCTTCGGCAGCAGCAGGCCCTGCTTTTGAAGGAGCAGGAATAACTTTTGGACTAAATGGCGTAGAAGGAGCTATAGACCATGTAGATTTTAGTAAAAGACCTTTTTATACTACAATAGGGAATAAAAAAGCTAAAGGAATATGTGGTTCCGGTATTGTAGATATTATTTCTGAACTTTTGAAGTACGGCATTGTTGATATTACTGGCAGATTTTTGTCTAAAGAAGAAGTTAAAAATGTACCTGTTGATATTGCAGAAAGGATAACTCTTTACAAAGATGAACCGGCATTTTTAATAGAAAATGGAATATATGTGACGCAAAAAGATATAAGGCAAATACAGCTGGCAAAAGGTGCCATACTTGCTGGCATTAACATCATGATAAAAGAAATGAGCATTTATGTAAATGAAATAAAAAAAGTTTTTTTAGCAGGAGGATTTGGAAATTATATTCTTCCTGCGAGTGCAATAGCAATTGGGCTTTTACCAAAGGAACTTCAAGGCAAAATTCTTCAAGTAGGCAATAGTGCTGGAGTTGGTGCGATAATGGCATTGCTTTCTGATAAAGAATTGGAAAGAGCTATACATCTACAAAGTAAAATAAGCTATATAGAACTATCAACTCATGAAGATTTTCAAAATGAATTTGTAAAAGGAATGTATTTTTAA